In the Synechococcus sp. Nb3U1 genome, one interval contains:
- the nusB gene encoding transcription antitermination factor NusB, protein MQPRRIARELALLGVNQLPATAAKLNEKQLEDLLLAAVRALSEETHETLSTAAAEIQRSDRLLHESDPLLLVDTEDPNEVGGSRSSSRRIQQVQRQLKHLQTALSGANAQPAQTLHSELVGLTHQAQVALSNASQSLEHLEHRLNSVRQILDDVIQLAQGAINRVGTALSMPELLYITQSPEVRAYALQLLTTLQTHKESIDARLQAALVGWQLQRLGRIERDILRLAVVEMEILASSPVKVAINEAVELAKKYGDPEAATFINGVLRRVVDGRMEAQLLGRDPSNPALGSGS, encoded by the coding sequence GGGTCAACCAACTGCCGGCCACGGCGGCCAAACTGAACGAAAAACAATTGGAGGATTTATTGCTAGCAGCGGTACGAGCCTTGAGCGAAGAAACCCACGAAACGCTCTCCACAGCGGCGGCAGAAATTCAACGCAGTGACCGGCTGCTACACGAGAGCGATCCGCTGCTCTTGGTCGATACGGAAGATCCCAACGAAGTCGGGGGATCCCGTTCCTCCAGTCGCCGCATCCAACAGGTTCAACGGCAGCTCAAACACCTGCAAACCGCCCTCAGTGGAGCCAATGCTCAACCGGCCCAGACTCTACACAGCGAACTGGTGGGGTTAACCCATCAAGCGCAAGTCGCCCTCAGCAACGCCAGCCAATCCTTAGAACACCTGGAACACCGATTGAACAGTGTTCGGCAAATTTTGGATGATGTCATTCAACTGGCGCAAGGGGCGATCAACCGGGTGGGGACAGCCTTGTCTATGCCCGAACTGTTGTACATCACCCAATCCCCAGAGGTACGTGCCTATGCTTTGCAATTGTTAACGACTCTCCAAACGCATAAAGAATCCATTGATGCTCGCTTGCAGGCGGCTTTGGTGGGTTGGCAACTGCAGCGCCTGGGTCGGATCGAACGAGATATCCTGCGCCTAGCGGTGGTGGAAATGGAAATTTTAGCCAGTAGCCCCGTTAAGGTCGCCATCAACGAAGCGGTGGAATTGGCCAAGAAATACGGGGATCCCGAAGCAGCTACTTTTATCAACGGGGTGCTGCGGCGGGTGGTGGACGGCCGGATGGAGGCCCAGTTGCTAGGTCGGGATCCCTCCAATCCGGCTTTGGGTTCCGGGAGCTAA
- a CDS encoding glutathione S-transferase family protein, protein MLRPPLSWTELEALSTFQLDRVNGPTNAQARLRLFGHSEAEVQVTLYRDNHAWCPYCQKVWLWLEEKRIPYRVDKVTMFCYGQKESWYKRKVPSGMLPALELKGQLLTESDDILLALERVYGPLGQGMRDPRVLPLRQLERLLFRAWCQWLCSPVRSTSQEEQHRVQFTQVVQQVEIALSQTPGPYFLEEFGVADVIFTPFLERMNASLYYYKGYALREENPHLQAWFAGLESRPTYRGTQSDFHTHVHDLPPQMGGCWENGEPQMLLNKQRVDHGPWMGLPDVAYPEPESARAEALHRVLKHRANLIRINPAEDGLVDEALRAALTHLMTEQVCLPPPGSDSALRYLRDRISVPRDMSIYAAKRLREALEATAALVGDGQGIPIPTQHRRDQDPANFLRSGQ, encoded by the coding sequence ATGCTTCGTCCCCCTCTCAGTTGGACAGAACTAGAAGCCCTAAGTACCTTTCAGCTAGATCGGGTGAATGGGCCGACCAATGCGCAAGCGCGCCTGAGGCTGTTTGGTCACTCGGAGGCAGAGGTACAGGTGACCCTCTACCGAGATAACCACGCCTGGTGCCCCTACTGCCAGAAGGTTTGGCTGTGGCTGGAAGAAAAGCGGATCCCTTATCGTGTCGACAAAGTCACGATGTTTTGTTATGGGCAAAAGGAGAGTTGGTACAAGCGCAAAGTGCCTTCTGGAATGTTGCCTGCTCTGGAACTCAAGGGGCAGTTGCTCACCGAAAGCGATGATATTTTGCTGGCTTTGGAACGGGTTTATGGCCCTCTAGGGCAGGGGATGCGGGATCCGCGGGTGTTGCCGTTGCGGCAGTTGGAACGGCTGTTGTTTCGGGCTTGGTGCCAGTGGCTGTGCTCACCGGTTCGCAGCACTTCTCAAGAAGAACAGCATCGAGTCCAATTTACCCAGGTGGTGCAACAGGTGGAGATAGCCCTCAGCCAAACCCCTGGCCCCTATTTTCTAGAGGAATTCGGGGTTGCGGATGTGATTTTTACCCCCTTTCTGGAGCGGATGAACGCCAGCCTGTATTACTACAAAGGCTATGCGCTACGGGAAGAGAACCCCCATTTGCAAGCCTGGTTTGCAGGCCTGGAGAGCCGCCCCACCTACCGGGGTACCCAGAGCGACTTTCACACCCATGTGCATGATCTGCCACCCCAGATGGGAGGCTGTTGGGAAAATGGGGAGCCGCAAATGTTGCTCAACAAGCAGCGGGTGGATCATGGCCCCTGGATGGGGTTGCCGGATGTGGCGTATCCAGAGCCAGAGAGTGCTCGAGCGGAGGCTCTACATCGGGTGCTCAAGCATCGGGCCAACTTGATTCGTATCAATCCAGCGGAAGATGGGTTGGTGGATGAAGCCCTACGGGCAGCTCTGACCCATCTGATGACGGAGCAAGTGTGCCTGCCGCCACCAGGATCCGACTCGGCTCTGCGCTACCTGCGGGATCGGATTAGTGTGCCTCGGGATATGTCGATTTATGCGGCCAAGCGCTTGCGAGAGGCTTTGGAGGCGACGGCAGCCTTGGTAGGAGATGGGCAAGGGATCCCCATTCCCACTCAGCACCGACGGGATCAAGATCCGGCCAACTTCCTCAGATCCGGGCAGTGA
- a CDS encoding RNA-guided endonuclease InsQ/TnpB family protein: MADDGKDTPSQSSEGKAIGIDLGLPHFAMTSDGSKFDNPRWLEKHERNLKQKQKRLSRRQKGSNNRNKTRRQLATVHHKIACVREDVHYKLSRRIVNENQVIVVENLSVRNLMQNHYLAKGIAQVGWGQFCTMLEYTAEGEGKVKGLRILTSGTGDSAHCLAVRCGRKGRQSSTVALATR, encoded by the coding sequence TTGGCAGATGACGGGAAAGATACTCCCAGTCAGTCTAGCGAAGGAAAAGCTATCGGTATTGACCTAGGACTGCCCCACTTTGCTATGACTAGTGATGGCTCAAAGTTTGATAATCCCCGCTGGCTAGAGAAGCACGAGCGTAATCTCAAGCAAAAACAGAAGCGTTTATCCCGTCGCCAGAAAGGATCTAACAACCGGAATAAGACGAGACGACAACTCGCTACTGTGCATCACAAAATAGCCTGTGTCCGGGAAGATGTTCACTATAAGCTATCACGCAGGATAGTGAACGAAAACCAAGTCATCGTGGTGGAAAACTTATCCGTACGGAACCTGATGCAGAATCACTATCTTGCCAAGGGGATAGCCCAAGTAGGATGGGGGCAATTTTGCACCATGCTCGAGTACACAGCTGAAGGGGAAGGAAAGGTTAAAGGACTGCGTATATTGACCTCAGGGACTGGGGATTCCGCCCATTGTCTAGCTGTAAGATGTGGTAGAAAAGGACGCCAGTCTTCTACTGTTGCGCTAGCTACTAGATAG
- a CDS encoding Gfo/Idh/MocA family protein — protein sequence MARSCPSPANSPRSPLAYTGQAVPVGVIGVGNMGQHHTRVFSRMKDVQVVGVADVNVERGLDVASRHRIHFYEDYRELLPHVAAVAIAVPTVLHHEVGLACLEAGVHVLIEKPIAANISEAESLVNRAADCNCILQVGHIERFSPAFQKLGQVLQTEEPLAFEAHRLSPYSDRASDVSVVFDLMIHDIDLLLELIASPVIQVTASGNRASKLGYLDYVTATLTFANGAIATLTASKVTHRKVRKIAVHCKNALVEADFLDNEISVYRQGSASSTSDYGQMPYQRDCLIEKVHTDNIDKLHAELEHFINCVRGGNQPSVGGEQALKALKLASEVERIALDGCAWSEAKPSRSFHP from the coding sequence ATGGCCCGATCCTGCCCGAGTCCTGCCAACTCCCCTCGAAGCCCGCTGGCTTATACCGGGCAAGCTGTTCCTGTCGGCGTAATCGGGGTAGGCAACATGGGCCAGCATCACACCCGCGTTTTTAGCCGTATGAAGGATGTGCAGGTGGTGGGGGTGGCGGATGTGAATGTGGAACGGGGCCTGGATGTGGCCAGTCGCCATCGCATTCATTTCTACGAAGATTACCGAGAACTGCTCCCCCACGTGGCCGCTGTCGCCATTGCCGTACCGACAGTACTGCACCATGAGGTGGGTCTGGCCTGCCTGGAGGCAGGGGTGCATGTTCTGATTGAAAAACCCATTGCCGCCAACATCAGCGAAGCGGAATCTTTGGTCAACCGCGCTGCCGATTGCAACTGCATCTTGCAGGTGGGCCATATTGAGCGCTTTAGCCCCGCCTTTCAGAAATTGGGCCAGGTGCTGCAAACCGAGGAGCCTTTGGCGTTTGAGGCCCATCGACTCAGCCCCTATTCCGACCGGGCCAGTGATGTGTCGGTGGTGTTCGATCTGATGATCCACGACATCGATCTGTTGCTAGAGTTAATCGCTTCCCCCGTGATTCAGGTCACCGCCAGTGGCAACCGCGCCTCGAAGCTGGGCTACCTGGACTACGTCACCGCCACCCTCACTTTTGCCAACGGAGCCATCGCCACCCTCACCGCCAGCAAAGTTACCCATCGCAAGGTGCGCAAAATAGCCGTCCACTGCAAAAATGCGCTCGTGGAAGCCGACTTTTTAGACAATGAGATCTCGGTGTATCGTCAGGGATCCGCTAGCTCCACTAGCGACTATGGCCAAATGCCCTACCAGCGGGATTGTTTGATCGAGAAGGTTCATACAGACAACATCGATAAGCTGCACGCCGAGCTAGAGCACTTCATCAACTGTGTGCGCGGCGGCAATCAACCCTCGGTCGGGGGCGAGCAGGCCCTCAAGGCTCTCAAACTGGCCTCGGAAGTGGAGCGCATTGCCCTGGATGGATGCGCCTGGAGTGAGGCCAAACCCAGCCGCAGCTTTCATCCCTAA